One Phoenix dactylifera cultivar Barhee BC4 chromosome 8, palm_55x_up_171113_PBpolish2nd_filt_p, whole genome shotgun sequence genomic window carries:
- the LOC103696069 gene encoding TOM1-like protein 9 isoform X2: MLLETVIKNCGDIVHMHVAEKDILHEMVKIVKRKPDFHVKEKILILIDTWQEAFGGPRARYPQYYAAYQELLRAGAVFPQRPERSAPIFTPPQTQPLRSYPPSLRSPDYQQEVPESSVGSEFPVLSLTEIQNARGIMDVLAEMLNALDPGNREGLRQEVIVDLVEQCRTYKQRVVQLVNTTSDEELLAQGLSLNDDLQRVLAKRDAIAAGIAVRVEKPKSLQALVDADDSAVQPDRRSSTGASTSKQPPQHLLLPAPPASNGSATPAAKIDPHMDLLSGEDYNTPKNDNPLALVPVSEPLATSVSDQNLLALVDMFPQNNSNNRNGNPSSSLDSHSTLPASQTYPAAPQFQLQPQQPALYPNGGIPNTGAPQYEQAAYDQGAQLNHAGSTWNGQASQGLNPQQQALGYDASDQAGALPPPPWETKTVQSDQLPNLQPQLMQSGQLGGMFPQPMPGNQLGSMHPQLLPGGQLVGLQPQPMQTLQSSQFAGMYPPLMPNSQLGGIYSQAVLGGQMAGMHQPHMQGGQLILYGYGQQPEAQFYDQRRPMYLSAGANELSRRMYGLSMQDNSIYMNMTPSYQTPTSSSYLQQSSKPTKPEDKLFGDLVNMAKSKPNKPSASKVGSL; this comes from the exons ATG CTGTTGGAAACAGTGATAAAAAATTGTGGAGACATAGTCCATATGCATGTGGCAGAGAAAGATATACTGCATGAGATGGTGAAGATAGTGAAAAGAAAG CCAGATTTTCATGTCAAGGAGAAGATTTTAATATTAATAGATACCTGGCAAGAAGCCTTTGGTGGTCCACGGGCAAGATATCCACAATATTATGCAGCTTACCAGGAGCTGTTG CGTGCTGGAGCTGTATTTCCTCAGAGGCCCGAGAGGTCTGCACCTATATTTACTCCTCCACAGACGCAACCTCTGAGATCCTATCCACCATCTTTGCGAAGTCCTGATTATCAACAAGAAGTGCCTGAGTCATCTGTTGGATCTGAGTTTCCTGTTTTGAG CCTGACAGAAATTCAGAATGCTCGTGGAATCATGGATGTTCTTGCTGAAATGCTTAATGCTTTAGATCCTGGAAACAGAGAG GGACTCAGGCAGGAGGTAATTGTTGACCTTGTCGAACAGTGCCGTACTTACAAACAAAGAGTGGTACAGCTTGTGAACACAACTTC GGATGAGGAATTACTTGCCCAAGGACTTTCTCTGAATGATGACTTGCAGCGTGTGCTAGCAAAACGTGATGCCATTGCTGCAGGTATTGCTGTTCGTGTGGAAAAACCCAAATCACTTCAGGCATTAGTAGATGCTGATGATTCTGCAGTACAGCCAGATCGTAG GTCCAGTACAGGTGCAAGCACAAGTAAGCAGCCTCCTCAGCACTTATTGTTGCCTGCACCTCCAGCATCCAACGGTTCAGCAACTCCAGCAGCAAAAATTGATCCTCATATGGACCTTCTTAGCGGGGAGGACTACAATACACCTAAAAATGATAATCCACTGGCCCTTGTTCCTGTCAGTGAACCACTTGCAACTTCTGTTTCTGATCAGAACCTGTTAGCTCTTGTGGACATGTTTCCCCAAAACAACTCTAACAATAGGAATGGCAATCCTTCCAGCTCTCTTGATTCACATTCCACACTTCCAGCATCACAAACATATCCTGCTGCACCCCAGTTTCAGCTGCAGCCACAACAGCCTGCCCTTTATCCAAATGGAGGCATCCCAAACACAGGCGCTCCTCAATATGAGCAGGCAGCGTATGATCAAGGAGCCCAATTGAACCATGCAGGTTCTACATGGAATGGTCAGGCTTCTCAGGGCTTAAATCCACAGCAGCAGGCACTAGGCTATG ATGCAAGTGATCAAGCTGGAGCTCTCCCCCCACCACCCTGGGAAACTAAAACAGTGCAGAGTGACCAATTGCCTAATTTGCAGCCCCAGCTAATGCAAAGTGGTCAGCTGGGAGGTATGTTTCCCCAACCAATGCCAGGCAACCAGCTAGGAAGCATGCACCCCCAATTATTGCCAGGCGGCCAGCTTGTAGGCTTGCAACCTCAGCCTATGCAGACTTTGCAGAGCAGTCAGTTTGCAGGCATGTATCCTCCACTGATGCCGAACAGCCAGCTTGGAGGTATTTATTCTCAAGCAGTGCTGGGAGGACAGATGGCAGGAATGCACCAACCACACATGCAGGGAGGTCAGCTAATACTATATGGATATGGACAGCAGCCAGAAGCTCAGTTTTATGATCAGAGGAGACCTATGTACCTTTCTGCTGGTGCAAATGAGCTCTCTCGAAGAATGTATGGGCTTTCCATGCAAGATAACAGCATATATATGAACATGACTCCCTCTTATCAGACACCTACTTCCTCTTCTTACCTGCAGCAGTCCAGCAAGCCAACCAAGCCTGAAGATAAGCTGTTTGGTGATCTTGTTAATATGGCCAAATCGAAGCCAAATAAACCTTCTGCTAGTAAAGTTGGGAGCTTGTAA
- the LOC103696069 gene encoding TOM1-like protein 9 isoform X1 — MAASLVERATSDMLIGPDWAMNLEICDILNRDPVQVKDAIKALKKRIGHKNPKIQLLALTLLETVIKNCGDIVHMHVAEKDILHEMVKIVKRKPDFHVKEKILILIDTWQEAFGGPRARYPQYYAAYQELLRAGAVFPQRPERSAPIFTPPQTQPLRSYPPSLRSPDYQQEVPESSVGSEFPVLSLTEIQNARGIMDVLAEMLNALDPGNREGLRQEVIVDLVEQCRTYKQRVVQLVNTTSDEELLAQGLSLNDDLQRVLAKRDAIAAGIAVRVEKPKSLQALVDADDSAVQPDRRSSTGASTSKQPPQHLLLPAPPASNGSATPAAKIDPHMDLLSGEDYNTPKNDNPLALVPVSEPLATSVSDQNLLALVDMFPQNNSNNRNGNPSSSLDSHSTLPASQTYPAAPQFQLQPQQPALYPNGGIPNTGAPQYEQAAYDQGAQLNHAGSTWNGQASQGLNPQQQALGYDASDQAGALPPPPWETKTVQSDQLPNLQPQLMQSGQLGGMFPQPMPGNQLGSMHPQLLPGGQLVGLQPQPMQTLQSSQFAGMYPPLMPNSQLGGIYSQAVLGGQMAGMHQPHMQGGQLILYGYGQQPEAQFYDQRRPMYLSAGANELSRRMYGLSMQDNSIYMNMTPSYQTPTSSSYLQQSSKPTKPEDKLFGDLVNMAKSKPNKPSASKVGSL; from the exons ATGGCGGCTTCTTTGGTGGAGCGTGCCACGAGTGACATGCTGATCGGTCCGGATTGGGCGATGAACCTCGAGATCTGCGATATCCTCAATCGCGACCCTGT ACAAGTAAAAGATGCCATAAAAGCCCTCAAAAAACGTATTGGGCATAAGAATCCAAAGATTCAGCTTCTCGCACTGACA CTGTTGGAAACAGTGATAAAAAATTGTGGAGACATAGTCCATATGCATGTGGCAGAGAAAGATATACTGCATGAGATGGTGAAGATAGTGAAAAGAAAG CCAGATTTTCATGTCAAGGAGAAGATTTTAATATTAATAGATACCTGGCAAGAAGCCTTTGGTGGTCCACGGGCAAGATATCCACAATATTATGCAGCTTACCAGGAGCTGTTG CGTGCTGGAGCTGTATTTCCTCAGAGGCCCGAGAGGTCTGCACCTATATTTACTCCTCCACAGACGCAACCTCTGAGATCCTATCCACCATCTTTGCGAAGTCCTGATTATCAACAAGAAGTGCCTGAGTCATCTGTTGGATCTGAGTTTCCTGTTTTGAG CCTGACAGAAATTCAGAATGCTCGTGGAATCATGGATGTTCTTGCTGAAATGCTTAATGCTTTAGATCCTGGAAACAGAGAG GGACTCAGGCAGGAGGTAATTGTTGACCTTGTCGAACAGTGCCGTACTTACAAACAAAGAGTGGTACAGCTTGTGAACACAACTTC GGATGAGGAATTACTTGCCCAAGGACTTTCTCTGAATGATGACTTGCAGCGTGTGCTAGCAAAACGTGATGCCATTGCTGCAGGTATTGCTGTTCGTGTGGAAAAACCCAAATCACTTCAGGCATTAGTAGATGCTGATGATTCTGCAGTACAGCCAGATCGTAG GTCCAGTACAGGTGCAAGCACAAGTAAGCAGCCTCCTCAGCACTTATTGTTGCCTGCACCTCCAGCATCCAACGGTTCAGCAACTCCAGCAGCAAAAATTGATCCTCATATGGACCTTCTTAGCGGGGAGGACTACAATACACCTAAAAATGATAATCCACTGGCCCTTGTTCCTGTCAGTGAACCACTTGCAACTTCTGTTTCTGATCAGAACCTGTTAGCTCTTGTGGACATGTTTCCCCAAAACAACTCTAACAATAGGAATGGCAATCCTTCCAGCTCTCTTGATTCACATTCCACACTTCCAGCATCACAAACATATCCTGCTGCACCCCAGTTTCAGCTGCAGCCACAACAGCCTGCCCTTTATCCAAATGGAGGCATCCCAAACACAGGCGCTCCTCAATATGAGCAGGCAGCGTATGATCAAGGAGCCCAATTGAACCATGCAGGTTCTACATGGAATGGTCAGGCTTCTCAGGGCTTAAATCCACAGCAGCAGGCACTAGGCTATG ATGCAAGTGATCAAGCTGGAGCTCTCCCCCCACCACCCTGGGAAACTAAAACAGTGCAGAGTGACCAATTGCCTAATTTGCAGCCCCAGCTAATGCAAAGTGGTCAGCTGGGAGGTATGTTTCCCCAACCAATGCCAGGCAACCAGCTAGGAAGCATGCACCCCCAATTATTGCCAGGCGGCCAGCTTGTAGGCTTGCAACCTCAGCCTATGCAGACTTTGCAGAGCAGTCAGTTTGCAGGCATGTATCCTCCACTGATGCCGAACAGCCAGCTTGGAGGTATTTATTCTCAAGCAGTGCTGGGAGGACAGATGGCAGGAATGCACCAACCACACATGCAGGGAGGTCAGCTAATACTATATGGATATGGACAGCAGCCAGAAGCTCAGTTTTATGATCAGAGGAGACCTATGTACCTTTCTGCTGGTGCAAATGAGCTCTCTCGAAGAATGTATGGGCTTTCCATGCAAGATAACAGCATATATATGAACATGACTCCCTCTTATCAGACACCTACTTCCTCTTCTTACCTGCAGCAGTCCAGCAAGCCAACCAAGCCTGAAGATAAGCTGTTTGGTGATCTTGTTAATATGGCCAAATCGAAGCCAAATAAACCTTCTGCTAGTAAAGTTGGGAGCTTGTAA